One Siniperca chuatsi isolate FFG_IHB_CAS linkage group LG5, ASM2008510v1, whole genome shotgun sequence DNA window includes the following coding sequences:
- the LOC122876635 gene encoding cytochrome P450 1A1: MRLTFETLPIKENPCASLSSVTVALCLLTLLLMALRGRKSHHHYSPKYPPPPGPTPWPLVGNLLQMGDQFHLSLTRLRLQYGDVFKMRLGSLTVVVLSGYTTIRQALVRQGEAFAGRPDLFTFSAVANGTSMTFSEKYGPAWMLHKKLCKNALRSFSQAEPRGSGATCLLEEHVCAEAAEMVEVIREQAAAKVNMMGIDPVMPLVTSVANVVCALCFGKRYDYNDKEFLTIVHINNEVLRIFAAGNLADFFPVFRYFPSPSLRKMVQHIRRMNGFMERSIKEHINTFDKNCIRDITDALIALCEDREENKDTSTLSNSQIIHSVIDIFGAGFDTIIAGLQWSLLYLIKLPDIQERIHQEIDEHIGTARLPRFADKPKMPYTEAFIYEVFRHASYVPFTIPHCTTRNITLNGYFIPKDTCVFINQYQVNHDIDLWGDPDTFRPERFLGSLGLLNKELTEKVLIFGMGKRRCLGDGFARLEMFVFLTTLLHGLRIENVPGQDLDLSTDFGLTMKPRPYRITISSRF; this comes from the exons ATGAGACTGACGTTTGAGACTCTGCCCATCAAGGAGAACCCTTGTGCCTCTCTGTCTAGTGTcactgttgctctgtgtctcctcaccctcctcctgATGGCCCTCAGGGGCCGAAAGAGCCACCACCACTACTCCCCAAAATATCCCCCTCCTCCTGGCCCCACACCGTGGCCCCTTGTGGGCAATCTGCTCCAGATGGGAGACCAGTTTCATCTTTCTCTAACCCGCTTGAGGCTCCAGTACGGCGATGTTTTCAag ATGCGCCTGGGCTCTTTGACTGTTGTTGTCCTGAGTGGATACACCACCATCAGACAGGCGCTGGTTCGGCAAGGAGAAGCTTTTGCTGGGCGACCTGACCTTTTCACCTTTTCTGCCGTAGCCAATGGGACCAGTATGACCTTCAGTGAGAAGTATGGACCGGCCTGGATGCTTCATAAGAAGCTGTGTAAGAATGCCCTCAGGTCTTTCTCCCAGGCTGAGCCCAGAGGCTCTGGTGCCACCTGCCTGCTGGAGGAGCATGTCTGTGCTGAGGCAGCTGAGATGGTGGAGGTGATTCGGGAACAGGCTGCTGCTAAAGTGAACATGATGGGTATAGATCCGGTGATGCCCCTGGTGACCTCAGTGGCAAATGTTGTCTGTGCCCTCTGTTTTGGGAAAAGATATGACTACAATGACAAGGAGTTCCTCACTATTGTTCACATCAACAACGAGGTCCTGAGGATCTTTGCAGCAGGGAACTTGGCAGATTTTTTCCCTGTGTTCCGCTACTTTCCGAGTCCATCACTGAGGAAGATGGTCCAGCACATCCGCAGGATGAACGGATTCATGGAGCGGAGCATCAAGGAACACATCAACACCTTTGATAAG aACTGTATCCGGGACATTACAGATGCTCTGATTGCACTttgtgaggacagagaggaaaataaggATACATCTACGCTCTCCAACTCTCAGATCATTCACAGTGTCATAGACATCTTTGGAGCAG GGTTTGACACCATCATTGCTGGTTTACAGTGGAGCCTGTTGTACCTCATCAAGCTCCCTGACATCCAGGAGAGAATACACCAGGAGATAG ACGAGCACATTGGCACAGCCAGACTGCCCAGGTTTGCAGATAAGCCCAAGATGCCTTACACGGAGGCGTTCATATATGAAGTGTTTCGTCATGCTTCATATGTCCCTTTTACCATTCCTCACTG TACCACGAGAAACATCACCCTGAATGGATATTTCATTCCCAAAGATACATGTGTCTTCATTAACCAGTATCAAGTCAATCATGACAT TGATCTTTGGGGTGACCCGGACACATTTCGCCCTGAACGCTTCCTGGGTTCCTTGGGACTCCTCAACAAGGAGCTGACGGAGAAGGTTCTCATCTTCGGCATGGGGAAGAGACGCTGTCTTGGTGATGGATTTGCACGTTTGGagatgtttgtctttctcacCACGCTGCTCCACGGGCTGCGAATCGAAAATGTTCCAGGGCAGGATCTGGATCTCAGCACCGATTTTGGTCTGACTATGAAACCACGTCCATACAGGATTACCATCTCCTCAAGGTTTTAG
- the LOC122876633 gene encoding kinesin-like protein KIN-14I isoform X3 — translation MEAMKRRHLEMVQELEENFQITAQENQEWTVQRIRSHYQNKLNTLRRILDLYQEKVEKKNADWETRVAALTAQNKQLLEEQTAERRRSKEEALQWHREKSKMLELFSNRLDALHSHQASTIQELQMARQEVGKVQEMLMVSSQEQQEANEEGESSANKGLSAHQQSVACNESDQPLEGAKARLEELKESLYQREREITELLEAERSPVPPVPQPPCSVLLPNVIQKAHAICSTVAETRALLDQLIKENRVALVEARDKLDHLQMAKDSNDREDKTTDQEGLDEYESSLSVLQETVRGYEVSQLALDCIKTGESPVINDCDAVSELKDILGRGTIRTTEGVKSVGQQLLLLQDQLKQVKEEKKKTIENYTSERTMRKKYYNMVEDMKGKIRVFCRIRPVSRTEVAQGGAIVVEKIDDYSVTVETSRGAREFQFDKVFSTEATQEDLFHDTNRMIQSAIDGYNVCIFAYGQTGSGKTFTMVGDKEQKNPGIMPRSFNAIFDMIRENSTKFDFKVSAYMLELYNDRLQDLFVSLAGEAHPQPQSHGQARRVEIKRNRKGVVFAQGAETKEASSAQELYALFQQACANRHISATKMNVESSRSHLIVGIMVESRNLTNGNVSAGKLSLVDLAGSERAAKTGAKDDQLKEANSINKSLSALGDVISALSAELPHVPYRNSKLTQVMQDSLGGNAKTLMIVNISPSECNLDETLTSLIYATRVKAITNHAQRNVESKEIAQLKEVIMKLRSGQIVEEEDI, via the exons ATGGAGGCAATGAAAAGAAGGCACCTGGAAATGgtgcaggagctggaggagaacTTTCAGATCACAGCACAAGAGAATCAG GAGTGGACTGTGCAGAGGATCAGATCTCATTACCAGAACAAGTTGAACACTCTGAGGAGAATCCTGGACCTCTACCAGGAGAAGGTGGAGAAGAAGAACGCTGACTGGGAGACCAGAGTCGCG GCCTTGACTGCACAGAACAAGCAGCTACTGGAGGAGCAGACTGCTGAGAGAAGGAGGAGTAAAGAGGAGGCCCTGCAGTGGCACAGAGAAAAG agCAAAATGCTGGAACTGTTCTCCAACAGGCTGGATGCCCTGCACAGCCACCAGGCCTCCA CAATACAGGAGCTGCAAATGGCCAGACAGGAAGTAGGGAAGGTCCAAGAAATGTTGATGGTATCATCACAGGAGCAGCAGGAAGCCAATGAGGAAGGTGAAAGCTCAGCGAACAAAGGGCTTTCAGCACACCAACAGTCTGTG GCCTGCAATGAGTCAGATCAGCCACTGGAGGGGGCTAAAGCCCGTCTGGAGGAGCTGAAAGAGAGCCTGtaccagagggagagagagatcactgagctgctggaggcagagaggagcCCTGTCCCTCCCGTCCCTCAGCCTCCCTGCAGTGTTCTGCTTCCCAACGTCATACAAAAG gCTCATGCTATCTGCAGTACAGTGGCTGAGACCAGAGCTCTTTTGGACCAGTTGATTAAGGAGAACCGGGTCGCTCTGGTCGAAGCCAGAGACAAACTGGACCATCTACAGATGGCCAAAGACAGTAATGACAGAGAGGACAAGACCACTGACCAAGAGGG GTTAGATGAATATGAGTCAAGTTTGTCTGTACTACAAGAAACAGTGAGGGGGTACGAGGTCTCTCAATTGGCTTTGGACTGCATCAAAACCGGAGAAAGCCCTGTAATAAATG ACTGTGATGCAGTCTCAGAACTGAAGGACATCTTGGGACGAGGGACAATCCGAACCACAGAGGGAGTGAAGAGTGTTGGTCAGCAACTTCTCTTGCTGCAGGATCAG CTAAAGCAagttaaagaagagaaaaagaaaacaattgaGAACTACACTTCAGAAAGGACAATGAGGAAGAAGTACTACAATATGGTGGAAGACATGAAAG GTAAAATCAGAGTGTTTTGTCGGATTCGACCAGTGAGCCGAACAGAGGTTGCGCAGGGTGGAGCCATCGTTGTGGAGAAAATAGATGATTACTCTGTCACTGTGGAAACCTCTCGTGGGGCGAGGGAGTTTCAGTTTGACAAGGTGTTCAGTACTGAAGCCACTCAGGAAGACCTGTTTCATGACACCAACAG GATGATCCAGTCGGCTATCGATGGTTACAACGTCTGTATCTTTGCATATGGCCAGACAGGCTCAGGGAAGACCTTCACCATGGTGGGGGACAAGGAACAGAAGAACCCTGGGATCATGCCGAGATCTTTTAATGCCATATTTGACATGATACGGGAGAACAGCACCAAATTCGACTTCAAG GTTTCAGCCTATATGCTGGAGCTGTACAATGACAGGCTGCAGGACCTCTTTGTGAGCCTGGCTGGTGAGGCCCATCCACAGCCCCAGTCCCATGGCCAGGCCAGGAGGGTCGAGATCAAGAGGAACAGAAAGGGGGTTGTGTTCGCCCAAGGAGCAGAGACAAAGGAGGCTTCCAGTGCCCAGGAGCTCTATGCTCTGTTCCAGCAGGCCTGCGCCAACCGACACATCTCTGCCACCA AGATGAATGTGGAGAGTTCCCGCTCCCATCTCATCGTTGGCATTATGGTGGAGAGCAGGAATCTGACCAATGGGAATGTGAGCGCCGGGAAGCTGAGCCTTGTGGACCTGGCAGGCAGTGAGAGAGCAGCCAAGACTGGCGCCAAGGACGACCAGCTAAAG GAGGCTAACTCCATTAACAAGTCTCTGAGTGCCCTGGGTGATGTGATCTCAGCCCTGTCTGCTGAACTGCCCCATGTGCCATACAGGAATAGCAAGCTGACACAG GTGATGCAGGACTCCCTGGGTGGAAATGCCAAAACCCTCATGATTGTTAACATCTCTCCTTCAGAATGCAACCTCGATGAGACGCTCACATCTCTCAT TTATGCAACAAGAGTGAAGGCCATAACCAACCATGCTCAGAGAAATGTGGAAAGCAAAGAGATCGCCCAGCTAAAAGAG GTGATCATGAAGCTGAGGTCAGGACAGATAGTGGAAGAAGAGGACATTTGA
- the LOC122876633 gene encoding kinesin-like protein KIN-14I isoform X2, which translates to MYVNSSGAENGSYSLTFLGKKVGRHHSVAPAGKQRAWETTNRSTCPEDPVVSLRTGRVPLAAQVLEDLPGSVPELTDERPCPIIHNTQFDQYEDSTAAVIYHKTLWMKRWAAFRRWIGADRRKHSGQEVNRGSAESQLSDSSVADQASEAERSQDVKIYIPYESAELCITQIAEDMEAMKRRHLEMVQELEENFQITAQENQEWTVQRIRSHYQNKLNTLRRILDLYQEKVEKKNADWETRVAALTAQNKQLLEEQTAERRRSKEEALQWHREKSKMLELFSNRLDALHSHQASTIQELQMARQEVGKVQEMLMVSSQEQQEANEEGESSANKGLSAHQQSVACNESDQPLEGAKARLEELKESLYQREREITELLEAERSPVPPVPQPPCSVLLPNVIQKAHAICSTVAETRALLDQLIKENRVALVEARDKLDHLQMAKDSNDREDKTTDQEGLDEYESSLSVLQETVRGYEVSQLALDCIKTGESPVINDCDAVSELKDILGRGTIRTTEGVKSVGQQLLLLQDQLKQVKEEKKKTIENYTSERTMRKKYYNMVEDMKGKIRVFCRIRPVSRTEVAQGGAIVVEKIDDYSVTVETSRGAREFQFDKVFSTEATQEDLFHDTNRMIQSAIDGYNVCIFAYGQTGSGKTFTMVGDKEQKNPGIMPRSFNAIFDMIRENSTKFDFKVSAYMLELYNDRLQDLFVSLAGEAHPQPQSHGQARRVEIKRNRKGVVFAQGAETKEASSAQELYALFQQACANRHISATNECGEFPLPSHRWHYGGEQESDQWECERREAEPCGPGRQ; encoded by the exons ATGTATGTGAACTCTTCTGGAGCTGAGAATGGATCTTATTCACTGACCTTCCTGGGAAAGAAAGTAGGGAGACATCATTCTGTGGCCCCTGCAGGCAAGCAAC GCGCCTGGGAGACAACTAACAGATCTACCTGCCCTGAGGACCCTGTGGTGTCCTTGCGGACTGGACGGGTCCCACTGGCTGCGCAGGTGCTGGAAGATTTACCGGGCAGTGTACCAGAGCTGACAGATGAGAGGCCATGTCCAATAATCCACAACACACAGTTTGACCAGTACGAGGACAGCACAGCAG CTGTCATTTATCACAAAACTCTGTGGATGAAGAGGTGGGCTGCTTTCAGACGCTGGATCGGTGCAGATCGCAGAAAACACTCCGGACAAGAGGTCAACCGAG GCTCCGCAGAATCTCAGCTGTCAGATAGTAGCGTTGCAGATCAGGCGTCAGAAGCTGAGAGGTCCCAAGATGTCAAGATCTATATCCCCTACGAGTCAGCTGAACTCTGCATCACTCAG ATAGCCGAGGACATGGAGGCAATGAAAAGAAGGCACCTGGAAATGgtgcaggagctggaggagaacTTTCAGATCACAGCACAAGAGAATCAG GAGTGGACTGTGCAGAGGATCAGATCTCATTACCAGAACAAGTTGAACACTCTGAGGAGAATCCTGGACCTCTACCAGGAGAAGGTGGAGAAGAAGAACGCTGACTGGGAGACCAGAGTCGCG GCCTTGACTGCACAGAACAAGCAGCTACTGGAGGAGCAGACTGCTGAGAGAAGGAGGAGTAAAGAGGAGGCCCTGCAGTGGCACAGAGAAAAG agCAAAATGCTGGAACTGTTCTCCAACAGGCTGGATGCCCTGCACAGCCACCAGGCCTCCA CAATACAGGAGCTGCAAATGGCCAGACAGGAAGTAGGGAAGGTCCAAGAAATGTTGATGGTATCATCACAGGAGCAGCAGGAAGCCAATGAGGAAGGTGAAAGCTCAGCGAACAAAGGGCTTTCAGCACACCAACAGTCTGTG GCCTGCAATGAGTCAGATCAGCCACTGGAGGGGGCTAAAGCCCGTCTGGAGGAGCTGAAAGAGAGCCTGtaccagagggagagagagatcactgagctgctggaggcagagaggagcCCTGTCCCTCCCGTCCCTCAGCCTCCCTGCAGTGTTCTGCTTCCCAACGTCATACAAAAG gCTCATGCTATCTGCAGTACAGTGGCTGAGACCAGAGCTCTTTTGGACCAGTTGATTAAGGAGAACCGGGTCGCTCTGGTCGAAGCCAGAGACAAACTGGACCATCTACAGATGGCCAAAGACAGTAATGACAGAGAGGACAAGACCACTGACCAAGAGGG GTTAGATGAATATGAGTCAAGTTTGTCTGTACTACAAGAAACAGTGAGGGGGTACGAGGTCTCTCAATTGGCTTTGGACTGCATCAAAACCGGAGAAAGCCCTGTAATAAATG ACTGTGATGCAGTCTCAGAACTGAAGGACATCTTGGGACGAGGGACAATCCGAACCACAGAGGGAGTGAAGAGTGTTGGTCAGCAACTTCTCTTGCTGCAGGATCAG CTAAAGCAagttaaagaagagaaaaagaaaacaattgaGAACTACACTTCAGAAAGGACAATGAGGAAGAAGTACTACAATATGGTGGAAGACATGAAAG GTAAAATCAGAGTGTTTTGTCGGATTCGACCAGTGAGCCGAACAGAGGTTGCGCAGGGTGGAGCCATCGTTGTGGAGAAAATAGATGATTACTCTGTCACTGTGGAAACCTCTCGTGGGGCGAGGGAGTTTCAGTTTGACAAGGTGTTCAGTACTGAAGCCACTCAGGAAGACCTGTTTCATGACACCAACAG GATGATCCAGTCGGCTATCGATGGTTACAACGTCTGTATCTTTGCATATGGCCAGACAGGCTCAGGGAAGACCTTCACCATGGTGGGGGACAAGGAACAGAAGAACCCTGGGATCATGCCGAGATCTTTTAATGCCATATTTGACATGATACGGGAGAACAGCACCAAATTCGACTTCAAG GTTTCAGCCTATATGCTGGAGCTGTACAATGACAGGCTGCAGGACCTCTTTGTGAGCCTGGCTGGTGAGGCCCATCCACAGCCCCAGTCCCATGGCCAGGCCAGGAGGGTCGAGATCAAGAGGAACAGAAAGGGGGTTGTGTTCGCCCAAGGAGCAGAGACAAAGGAGGCTTCCAGTGCCCAGGAGCTCTATGCTCTGTTCCAGCAGGCCTGCGCCAACCGACACATCTCTGCCACCA ATGAATGTGGAGAGTTCCCGCTCCCATCTCATCGTTGGCATTATGGTGGAGAGCAGGAATCTGACCAATGGGAATGTGAGCGCCGGGAAGCTGAGCCTTGTGGACCTGGCAGGCAGTGA
- the anxa1a gene encoding annexin A1a: MSFIQAFLQQTVYMGMPDDSVLKKEGTVTAAPNFNPSGDAAVLDKAIKAKGVDENTIIEILVKRSNEQRQKVKEAYQQASGKPLETALKNALSGDLEDVVLALLKTPAQYDAQQLKLAMKGLGTDEDTLIEILASRNNRELLEIKRAYKEDYKKELEDDIKSDTGGEFRAALLSLCKASRTEGVCEQLVDSDARALYEAGEGRKGKDCSVFIDILTTRSASHLRKVFDRYSKYSKVDVAKAIDLEMKGDIESCLTAVVKCAGSRPAFFAEKLYLAMKGKGTRKNILTRIMVSRSEIDMKRIKDEYKKNYSKTLAQDILDDTKGDYEKILLALCGDEN; encoded by the exons ATGTCTTTCATCCAAGCCTTCTTGCAGCAGACCGTTTATATGGGCATGCCCGATGACTCA GTCCTAAAGAAAGAGGGGACGGTGACTGCAGCACCCAATTTCAACCCCAGTGGAGATGCAGCAGTCTTGGACAAGGCCATCAAGGCGAAAG GTGTGGATGAGAACACCATAATTGAAATTCTGGTGAAGAGGAGCAACGAGCAGAGACAGAAGGTCAAAGAGGCTTACCAGCAGGCCAGTGGCAAG CCTCTGGAAACAGCACTGAAGAACGCTCTGAGCGGAGATCTGGAGGATGTGGTGTTAGCTCTGCTGAAAACACCGGCCCAGTACGATGCCCAGCAGCTCAAACTGGCTATGAAg GGTCTGGGCACAGACGAGGACACCCTGATAGAGATTCTGGCTTCCCGAAACAACAGGGAGCTCCTGGAAATAAAGAGAGCCTACAAGGAAG ACTACAAGAAGGAGCTGGAGGACGACATCAAGTCTGACACTGGGGGAGAGTTCAGGGCTGCCCTCCTTTCACTCTGCAAG GCCAGCAGGACTGAAGGAGTTTGTGAGCAGCTGGTTGACAGCGATGCCAGGGCTCTGTACGAGGCTGGGGAGGGGAGGAAAGGCAAAGACTGCTCCGTCTTCATTGACATCCTCACCACCAGGAGTGCCTCTCATCTCCGTAAAG TATTTGATAGGTACTCAAAGTACAGCAAAGTGGACGTGGCCAAAGCTATCGACCTGGAGATGAAGGGAGATATTGAAAGTTGTCTCACAGCAGTAG TGAAGTGTGCTGGAAGCAGGCCTGCTTTCTTTGCTGAGAAGCTCTACTTGGCTATGaag GGTAAAGGCACCCGCAAAAATATCCTGACCCGCATCATGGTGAGCCGCTCTGAAATAGACATGAAACGGATCAAGGATGAGTACAAGAAAAACTACAGCAAAACACTCGCCCAGGATATTCTG gATGACACTAAAGGAGACTATGAGAAGATTCTGCTCGCTCTCTGTGGGGATGAAAACTAA
- the LOC122876633 gene encoding kinesin-like protein KIN-14I isoform X1, translating into MYVNSSGAENGSYSLTFLGKKVGRHHSVAPAGKQRAWETTNRSTCPEDPVVSLRTGRVPLAAQVLEDLPGSVPELTDERPCPIIHNTQFDQYEDSTAAVIYHKTLWMKRWAAFRRWIGADRRKHSGQEVNRGSAESQLSDSSVADQASEAERSQDVKIYIPYESAELCITQIAEDMEAMKRRHLEMVQELEENFQITAQENQEWTVQRIRSHYQNKLNTLRRILDLYQEKVEKKNADWETRVAALTAQNKQLLEEQTAERRRSKEEALQWHREKSKMLELFSNRLDALHSHQASTIQELQMARQEVGKVQEMLMVSSQEQQEANEEGESSANKGLSAHQQSVACNESDQPLEGAKARLEELKESLYQREREITELLEAERSPVPPVPQPPCSVLLPNVIQKAHAICSTVAETRALLDQLIKENRVALVEARDKLDHLQMAKDSNDREDKTTDQEGLDEYESSLSVLQETVRGYEVSQLALDCIKTGESPVINDCDAVSELKDILGRGTIRTTEGVKSVGQQLLLLQDQLKQVKEEKKKTIENYTSERTMRKKYYNMVEDMKGKIRVFCRIRPVSRTEVAQGGAIVVEKIDDYSVTVETSRGAREFQFDKVFSTEATQEDLFHDTNRMIQSAIDGYNVCIFAYGQTGSGKTFTMVGDKEQKNPGIMPRSFNAIFDMIRENSTKFDFKVSAYMLELYNDRLQDLFVSLAGEAHPQPQSHGQARRVEIKRNRKGVVFAQGAETKEASSAQELYALFQQACANRHISATKMNVESSRSHLIVGIMVESRNLTNGNVSAGKLSLVDLAGSERAAKTGAKDDQLKEANSINKSLSALGDVISALSAELPHVPYRNSKLTQVMQDSLGGNAKTLMIVNISPSECNLDETLTSLIYATRVKAITNHAQRNVESKEIAQLKEVIMKLRSGQIVEEEDI; encoded by the exons ATGTATGTGAACTCTTCTGGAGCTGAGAATGGATCTTATTCACTGACCTTCCTGGGAAAGAAAGTAGGGAGACATCATTCTGTGGCCCCTGCAGGCAAGCAAC GCGCCTGGGAGACAACTAACAGATCTACCTGCCCTGAGGACCCTGTGGTGTCCTTGCGGACTGGACGGGTCCCACTGGCTGCGCAGGTGCTGGAAGATTTACCGGGCAGTGTACCAGAGCTGACAGATGAGAGGCCATGTCCAATAATCCACAACACACAGTTTGACCAGTACGAGGACAGCACAGCAG CTGTCATTTATCACAAAACTCTGTGGATGAAGAGGTGGGCTGCTTTCAGACGCTGGATCGGTGCAGATCGCAGAAAACACTCCGGACAAGAGGTCAACCGAG GCTCCGCAGAATCTCAGCTGTCAGATAGTAGCGTTGCAGATCAGGCGTCAGAAGCTGAGAGGTCCCAAGATGTCAAGATCTATATCCCCTACGAGTCAGCTGAACTCTGCATCACTCAG ATAGCCGAGGACATGGAGGCAATGAAAAGAAGGCACCTGGAAATGgtgcaggagctggaggagaacTTTCAGATCACAGCACAAGAGAATCAG GAGTGGACTGTGCAGAGGATCAGATCTCATTACCAGAACAAGTTGAACACTCTGAGGAGAATCCTGGACCTCTACCAGGAGAAGGTGGAGAAGAAGAACGCTGACTGGGAGACCAGAGTCGCG GCCTTGACTGCACAGAACAAGCAGCTACTGGAGGAGCAGACTGCTGAGAGAAGGAGGAGTAAAGAGGAGGCCCTGCAGTGGCACAGAGAAAAG agCAAAATGCTGGAACTGTTCTCCAACAGGCTGGATGCCCTGCACAGCCACCAGGCCTCCA CAATACAGGAGCTGCAAATGGCCAGACAGGAAGTAGGGAAGGTCCAAGAAATGTTGATGGTATCATCACAGGAGCAGCAGGAAGCCAATGAGGAAGGTGAAAGCTCAGCGAACAAAGGGCTTTCAGCACACCAACAGTCTGTG GCCTGCAATGAGTCAGATCAGCCACTGGAGGGGGCTAAAGCCCGTCTGGAGGAGCTGAAAGAGAGCCTGtaccagagggagagagagatcactgagctgctggaggcagagaggagcCCTGTCCCTCCCGTCCCTCAGCCTCCCTGCAGTGTTCTGCTTCCCAACGTCATACAAAAG gCTCATGCTATCTGCAGTACAGTGGCTGAGACCAGAGCTCTTTTGGACCAGTTGATTAAGGAGAACCGGGTCGCTCTGGTCGAAGCCAGAGACAAACTGGACCATCTACAGATGGCCAAAGACAGTAATGACAGAGAGGACAAGACCACTGACCAAGAGGG GTTAGATGAATATGAGTCAAGTTTGTCTGTACTACAAGAAACAGTGAGGGGGTACGAGGTCTCTCAATTGGCTTTGGACTGCATCAAAACCGGAGAAAGCCCTGTAATAAATG ACTGTGATGCAGTCTCAGAACTGAAGGACATCTTGGGACGAGGGACAATCCGAACCACAGAGGGAGTGAAGAGTGTTGGTCAGCAACTTCTCTTGCTGCAGGATCAG CTAAAGCAagttaaagaagagaaaaagaaaacaattgaGAACTACACTTCAGAAAGGACAATGAGGAAGAAGTACTACAATATGGTGGAAGACATGAAAG GTAAAATCAGAGTGTTTTGTCGGATTCGACCAGTGAGCCGAACAGAGGTTGCGCAGGGTGGAGCCATCGTTGTGGAGAAAATAGATGATTACTCTGTCACTGTGGAAACCTCTCGTGGGGCGAGGGAGTTTCAGTTTGACAAGGTGTTCAGTACTGAAGCCACTCAGGAAGACCTGTTTCATGACACCAACAG GATGATCCAGTCGGCTATCGATGGTTACAACGTCTGTATCTTTGCATATGGCCAGACAGGCTCAGGGAAGACCTTCACCATGGTGGGGGACAAGGAACAGAAGAACCCTGGGATCATGCCGAGATCTTTTAATGCCATATTTGACATGATACGGGAGAACAGCACCAAATTCGACTTCAAG GTTTCAGCCTATATGCTGGAGCTGTACAATGACAGGCTGCAGGACCTCTTTGTGAGCCTGGCTGGTGAGGCCCATCCACAGCCCCAGTCCCATGGCCAGGCCAGGAGGGTCGAGATCAAGAGGAACAGAAAGGGGGTTGTGTTCGCCCAAGGAGCAGAGACAAAGGAGGCTTCCAGTGCCCAGGAGCTCTATGCTCTGTTCCAGCAGGCCTGCGCCAACCGACACATCTCTGCCACCA AGATGAATGTGGAGAGTTCCCGCTCCCATCTCATCGTTGGCATTATGGTGGAGAGCAGGAATCTGACCAATGGGAATGTGAGCGCCGGGAAGCTGAGCCTTGTGGACCTGGCAGGCAGTGAGAGAGCAGCCAAGACTGGCGCCAAGGACGACCAGCTAAAG GAGGCTAACTCCATTAACAAGTCTCTGAGTGCCCTGGGTGATGTGATCTCAGCCCTGTCTGCTGAACTGCCCCATGTGCCATACAGGAATAGCAAGCTGACACAG GTGATGCAGGACTCCCTGGGTGGAAATGCCAAAACCCTCATGATTGTTAACATCTCTCCTTCAGAATGCAACCTCGATGAGACGCTCACATCTCTCAT TTATGCAACAAGAGTGAAGGCCATAACCAACCATGCTCAGAGAAATGTGGAAAGCAAAGAGATCGCCCAGCTAAAAGAG GTGATCATGAAGCTGAGGTCAGGACAGATAGTGGAAGAAGAGGACATTTGA